Genomic window (Methyloprofundus sp.):
GTGGGTACTTTTTTTGTATTGCGTTTTGAAACCACAGTTGGCCCAAGAAAAGAGCAATGGGATCGATTGATTTTATCATTACCGCTGTTTGGTGAAATTATCCGTAATGTTAATACCACTAATTTTACACGTACTTTAGGCACATTATTAACCAATGGCGTGCCGATCTTGACGGCGCTAGGCATTGTCAAAGGCACACTGAGTAATTTGGTATTACTTAATGCGGTTGCTGAAGCTGAGGAAAATCTGAAGCAGGGCAAGGATATGTCCAGTGCGTTAATCGAATCGGGGCAGTTTCCTAAAATGGCAACGCAAATGATTAAAATGGGTGAAGAGACTGGCAAGATGGAAGAAATGCTAGAGCGGACGGCTAGTACCTATGATAAACAGCTGAAAATTACCATTGAACGGATGCTGGCAATGATGGAACCCATTCTTATTGTGACTTTAGGACTGTTAATTGCCGGCATTATTATTTCTATTTTATCTGCCATTTTGAGTGTTAATGATTTGGCGTTTTAAAGAACATATTGCAAAAGAATAATATATAAAATGATGGGAGTTACAATGAAAAAGACTAAACAGGCACAGCATGGATTTACTTTAATTGAATTATTGGTGGTATTAGCCATTATTGGTTTATTAGCCGGTCTGGTTGGCCCGCAAGTAATGAAACATTTGGGGGGGGCTAAAACTAAAGCTGCTCGTGCCCAGATTGAAGATTTAGCAGGAGCTCTAGACATGTACCGCATGGACGTGGGGCGTTATCCAACGACTGAAGAAGGCTTAGGTGCATTGGTTGCTGCGCCTGCGAGTGCGCGTTCGTGGAATGGCCCTTATTTGCGTAAAAATACCATACCACAAGATCCTTGGATATATGATTATCATTATGTATCTCCTGGGGAGCATGGTCGTTTTGACTTGTTTTCTTTAGGCTCTGATAATGCTGCAGGTGGTGAAGGCGAAGACCAAGATATTAATAGCTGGGAATAGCATTTTTGTACGTTGGAATTATAAGTACCAAATAGCTGTGATTTAATATTTTACTCGCATCGTGTCTCGTACAGGTTTAATAAAAGGATTTACCTTAATAGAGTTATTGATAGTGCTGGTTATTATTGCGCTAGCTTCTGCGGTAGCCATTCCTAATATTGGTTCAGGTAATCAAACTGCCACTTTAAATGCGGCAGCACGAGAAATTGCTTCGGCATTACGTTTTGCACGTGGACATGCTTTGACGCATCGTAAAGAAAGTCGCTTTTTATTTGATTTAGATAGCAATAGCTATCAAGTAACAGATAAAGATAAGCTCTATACCATTAGTAAAGACATTGAAGTGACTTTAGATGTTGCCGAATCACAGTTAGAGGGTGAGCGACAAGGTGGGGTGCGTTTTTTTCCTGACGGCTCGGCAACGGGTGGGCGGATTACTTTAGAAATAGCAGAAAATAAACGCCAGTTAGACATTAACTGGTTAACTGGGCAAGTAGAATTGCATGAATTTTAGGCAGCATGTGCAACAAGGTTTTTCGTTATTAGAAATCTTGGTTGCCTTTTCAATTTTGGCCTTGTCATTAGGCATTATATTGAATATTTTTTCAGGTGGACTACGGCGCACTATTATTTCGGAAGAGTATCAACAAGCGGTCATTATTGCACAAGCAAAACTGGCAGCGAGTGGTATAGAAACTGAGTTAAAAGATGAAATCACTTCTGGGCAACTGCTGGATAAGTATTTCTGGAGAGTGCAAGTCCAGCCTTATCAGTTAAATACAG
Coding sequences:
- a CDS encoding general secretion pathway protein G — encoded protein: MMGVTMKKTKQAQHGFTLIELLVVLAIIGLLAGLVGPQVMKHLGGAKTKAARAQIEDLAGALDMYRMDVGRYPTTEEGLGALVAAPASARSWNGPYLRKNTIPQDPWIYDYHYVSPGEHGRFDLFSLGSDNAAGGEGEDQDINSWE
- a CDS encoding general secretion pathway protein H; this encodes MSRTGLIKGFTLIELLIVLVIIALASAVAIPNIGSGNQTATLNAAAREIASALRFARGHALTHRKESRFLFDLDSNSYQVTDKDKLYTISKDIEVTLDVAESQLEGERQGGVRFFPDGSATGGRITLEIAENKRQLDINWLTGQVELHEF
- a CDS encoding general secretion pathway protein I, with protein sequence MNFRQHVQQGFSLLEILVAFSILALSLGIILNIFSGGLRRTIISEEYQQAVIIAQAKLAASGIETELKDEITSGQLLDKYFWRVQVQPYQLNTELDEAAESDGDIPILPYQVTVTVEWFAGKSNRQIQLTTLKLAAAENE